One genomic region from Pyrobaculum islandicum DSM 4184 encodes:
- a CDS encoding class I SAM-dependent methyltransferase, protein MKFERFGPLSSAFYSLLVSLGVFEWAYGATYKAVERLVPHGGRVLEVGPGVGVLLRKLSSAGYDAVGIDASPDMLKRSRAKSVSVAGVSFFLPFRDEVFNAAVALFTLHHWGEHGPSLREVKRVLKPGGFFIVVETDQARLPLVGSHGCTIRCLQDVLSAEFEVFIERRFPLLLAFAKKPRS, encoded by the coding sequence GTGAAATTTGAAAGGTTCGGGCCCCTCTCTTCCGCCTTCTACAGTTTGTTGGTGTCTCTAGGCGTGTTTGAATGGGCATATGGCGCCACCTACAAGGCGGTGGAGAGGTTGGTACCTCATGGCGGCCGGGTGCTAGAGGTGGGGCCTGGCGTCGGAGTCCTCCTTAGGAAGCTGTCTAGCGCCGGCTACGACGCCGTGGGGATAGACGCCTCTCCTGACATGCTTAAGAGGTCCCGAGCCAAGTCAGTAAGTGTAGCAGGTGTGAGCTTTTTCCTCCCCTTTAGGGACGAGGTCTTTAACGCCGCAGTGGCGCTCTTTACTCTACACCACTGGGGCGAGCACGGCCCCTCTCTACGCGAGGTTAAGAGAGTGCTAAAGCCCGGCGGTTTCTTCATCGTGGTGGAGACAGACCAAGCGAGGCTCCCCCTCGTGGGGAGCCATGGTTGCACCATCCGCTGTCTGCAGGATGTGCTTAGCGCAGAGTTCGAAGTTTTTATAGAGAGGAGATTCCCCCTACTATTGGCTTTCGCCAAAAAGCCTAGATCTTAA
- a CDS encoding bifunctional alpha,alpha-trehalose-phosphate synthase (UDP-forming)/trehalose-phosphatase — protein MKLIVVSNRLPITVVYRDGKVEFREAVGGLATAINSFLRATEGGRGLGFTKVLWVGWSGVKAELETDEVESELRERGLIPVSLSAEEVELFYEGFCNSTLWPLFHGFTVYTVFERRFWDTYVRVNKKYAEAVASIAKPGDIVWIHDYHLMLMPAFLRQLLPDLAVGFFLHIPFPPAEIYQLMPPTWRNTLLEGVLAADLVGFHTYEYVSNFLRAVAKFLGYRAESGIVRVGRRRVRVGAYPIGIDYAFFHDSSQRAEVAAEIDKLRQRLRGLKIVFSIDRLDYTKGVLNRLKAWERFLKEHPQWRGRAVFVLVVVPSRVGVPQYEAMKREIEREVGRINGELGEVDWTPVVYISRFIPTPTLLALYNIADVALITPLRDGMNLVAKEYVASRRNCTGVLILSETAGASHELLEALIVNPNDESSVAEAIARALEMDLQEQCRRIKAMQKRLSQHDVVKWAAELIHATALAYAENREAAYTKTPTPVDENTAAEIAAKFRASSRRLLLLDYDGTLVPHYPYAYQAVPDPELLGILKALSNVPNTSVVVVSGRNKEFLESWFGDLPVYLVAEHGAFIRDVDKNWTQLFPFDVSWKTAVRKVMEDVVAATPGSYIEEKESAIAWHYRNVEPELGETMAARLIEALESLLGGADFSVIRGSKVVEVRPAGVNKGAAAKLLLEKIAPDFVLAAGDDATDEDMFKALPEETYTIKVGAGETTARYNLPSYRELRELLKRLANF, from the coding sequence GTGAAACTCATCGTTGTCTCCAACCGTCTCCCCATTACGGTCGTATATAGAGATGGGAAGGTGGAGTTTAGAGAGGCGGTGGGAGGTCTCGCCACAGCCATAAACTCCTTTCTAAGAGCGACAGAGGGGGGACGGGGGCTCGGCTTTACAAAGGTCCTGTGGGTGGGATGGTCTGGGGTTAAGGCAGAGTTAGAGACCGACGAGGTGGAATCAGAGCTTAGAGAGCGGGGGCTCATCCCGGTGTCGCTATCTGCGGAAGAGGTGGAGCTCTTCTACGAGGGGTTCTGCAACTCAACTCTCTGGCCTCTTTTTCACGGCTTTACAGTATATACAGTCTTTGAAAGGAGGTTTTGGGACACCTACGTCAGAGTGAACAAGAAATATGCAGAGGCTGTGGCGTCGATAGCAAAACCTGGCGATATCGTGTGGATTCACGACTACCACCTCATGCTCATGCCGGCATTTCTACGTCAGCTTTTGCCGGATCTGGCTGTGGGCTTCTTCTTACACATTCCATTTCCGCCTGCCGAGATCTACCAACTAATGCCGCCGACGTGGAGAAACACGCTATTGGAGGGAGTGCTGGCGGCCGACCTGGTGGGGTTCCACACGTATGAATATGTGAGCAACTTCCTGAGGGCTGTGGCTAAGTTTCTGGGATATAGAGCTGAGTCCGGGATTGTGCGCGTCGGCCGGAGGAGGGTGCGGGTTGGGGCGTATCCCATAGGCATCGACTACGCCTTCTTCCACGACTCATCCCAGAGGGCCGAGGTTGCGGCGGAAATAGACAAGTTGAGACAGAGGTTGCGTGGGCTGAAGATAGTGTTTTCTATTGACCGGCTGGACTACACCAAGGGAGTTCTCAACAGGTTGAAAGCGTGGGAACGCTTCTTGAAGGAGCATCCACAGTGGCGGGGGAGGGCCGTCTTTGTGCTCGTGGTTGTGCCATCGAGAGTCGGCGTGCCTCAGTATGAAGCTATGAAGAGGGAGATAGAAAGAGAGGTTGGGCGTATAAACGGCGAACTCGGCGAGGTGGACTGGACCCCCGTCGTCTATATATCGCGTTTTATCCCCACGCCGACGCTTCTGGCGCTTTATAATATCGCCGACGTTGCCCTAATCACGCCGCTTAGAGATGGCATGAACTTAGTGGCAAAGGAGTACGTCGCTTCGAGGAGGAACTGTACGGGGGTTCTCATACTCAGCGAGACGGCGGGCGCCTCGCACGAGCTTCTAGAGGCGCTTATAGTAAACCCCAACGACGAAAGCAGCGTGGCAGAGGCCATCGCAAGGGCTCTGGAGATGGATCTCCAGGAGCAGTGCAGGAGGATAAAGGCAATGCAGAAGAGGCTTAGCCAACACGACGTTGTTAAATGGGCAGCCGAGCTTATACACGCAACGGCTCTAGCCTATGCTGAAAACCGCGAAGCGGCCTACACGAAGACGCCGACCCCGGTCGATGAAAATACGGCTGCGGAGATAGCGGCGAAGTTCAGAGCCTCAAGCAGAAGGCTACTGTTGCTTGATTACGATGGGACGCTTGTCCCGCACTACCCCTACGCATACCAAGCCGTGCCAGACCCAGAACTGCTAGGCATCCTAAAGGCACTATCCAACGTTCCAAACACCAGTGTCGTGGTCGTCAGCGGCCGCAACAAGGAGTTTTTAGAGAGCTGGTTCGGAGACCTCCCCGTCTATCTCGTGGCCGAACACGGCGCTTTCATCAGAGACGTGGATAAAAACTGGACGCAACTTTTCCCATTTGACGTAAGCTGGAAAACCGCTGTTAGAAAGGTGATGGAGGACGTAGTTGCGGCGACTCCGGGGTCCTACATAGAGGAGAAGGAGTCGGCAATAGCTTGGCACTATAGAAACGTGGAGCCAGAGCTAGGTGAAACTATGGCGGCTAGACTCATCGAAGCCCTAGAGAGTCTCCTAGGCGGTGCAGATTTCAGCGTAATACGCGGAAGCAAGGTCGTCGAAGTTAGGCCAGCCGGCGTAAACAAAGGCGCAGCGGCTAAGCTACTTCTGGAAAAAATCGCCCCCGATTTCGTACTAGCCGCAGGAGACGACGCCACAGATGAGGACATGTTTAAAGCCTTGCCAGAAGAGACATACACGATAAAGGTAGGCGCAGGCGAAACCACAGCTAGATACAATCTTCCATCTTACCGAGAACTAAGAGAGTTGTTGAAACGGCTAGCTAACTTTTAA
- a CDS encoding glycosyltransferase, with amino-acid sequence MNIAVVAPQSSHWEDLHRAALVLVKALKRLGRKTWLVTSVYHEGRPVVDPQIVEKSENGYVEIEADVAGVPTIRVLSMKSLTPPGGVVLRSFGKILSTLQERYSLDVVVVIASFWNGPEEVARWVSIRRSLVELGEAPRRPFFVFIPAYFVRFTALRPIDAAAKLMWSMLNMPYILRQADLVLVCCQAEAEELKQYGISPGKVVESKSWVDPDFIDVEDVKRPKAAEDFDLYVSYVGPLDEERNVQALIKVAERLSRLGNVALVAAGGGDALEKVKKEAKRRKNLVVVESPDLKTVASVIKHSFVGVDFSRYEPMGIRALDYLYMGVPYATSPASRGAWYISNGVDGIQLSNPDDVEGFVNWVSTLMKRPELRDEMATRARRRAEGLTALRLAELLLKAVEGRAPRP; translated from the coding sequence ATGAACATCGCAGTTGTCGCGCCGCAGAGCTCTCACTGGGAAGATCTACACCGCGCTGCCTTGGTTTTAGTAAAGGCGCTTAAAAGACTGGGTCGCAAGACGTGGCTTGTAACTAGCGTATATCACGAGGGCCGACCCGTCGTAGACCCCCAGATTGTAGAAAAAAGCGAAAACGGATATGTGGAGATTGAGGCGGACGTGGCTGGGGTCCCCACGATTAGAGTCCTCAGCATGAAATCCCTTACTCCGCCCGGCGGCGTTGTTTTAAGAAGCTTTGGGAAAATCCTTAGCACTCTCCAGGAGAGGTATAGCCTGGATGTGGTCGTCGTCATAGCTAGCTTTTGGAACGGCCCCGAGGAGGTTGCTAGGTGGGTTTCTATAAGAAGATCGCTTGTCGAATTGGGAGAAGCTCCTAGAAGGCCCTTCTTTGTCTTCATACCTGCCTACTTCGTGAGATTTACAGCTCTTAGGCCTATCGACGCCGCGGCGAAGCTGATGTGGTCTATGCTTAATATGCCCTATATCCTGCGACAGGCAGATCTAGTTCTTGTCTGTTGCCAAGCGGAGGCCGAGGAGCTTAAACAATACGGCATATCGCCTGGCAAAGTCGTTGAGTCAAAAAGCTGGGTAGACCCAGATTTCATAGACGTGGAAGACGTCAAGAGGCCTAAGGCCGCCGAGGACTTCGACTTGTATGTGTCATACGTGGGGCCTTTAGATGAGGAAAGAAACGTCCAAGCGCTCATCAAAGTTGCAGAAAGACTTTCTCGCCTTGGCAATGTGGCTCTAGTGGCGGCGGGAGGCGGCGACGCGTTAGAAAAAGTGAAGAAAGAAGCGAAGAGGCGGAAAAACCTCGTCGTCGTTGAAAGCCCCGATTTAAAAACAGTCGCCTCCGTAATCAAGCATTCCTTCGTCGGCGTTGACTTCTCACGCTACGAGCCCATGGGAATAAGGGCTTTGGACTACCTATACATGGGCGTGCCGTATGCCACATCGCCTGCCTCTAGAGGAGCGTGGTATATCTCCAACGGCGTAGACGGCATCCAGCTGAGCAACCCCGATGACGTCGAGGGCTTCGTAAACTGGGTCTCCACGTTGATGAAAAGGCCTGAACTAAGGGACGAAATGGCTACTAGGGCTAGGAGGAGGGCCGAGGGCCTTACCGCTTTGAGACTTGCCGAGCTTCTGCTAAAAGCTGTCGAAGGACGCGCGCCTCGCCCGTAG
- a CDS encoding LUD domain-containing protein, translated as MSWDEAFLRAYNHSVPKTYAVLERYRHVRELAREVRRVREEVVRNLDRYVEEFGKSVERVGGRFYLAETAEEARETVVKIVGRGKVVVLGKNNVAIETRLRKRLEEEGNEVWETDLGEFLVQLSDGEPSHIIAPAIHMTREVAAELLRKKLGVAVAPDPVAIAQRAREFLREKILKADVGITGANALAADTGAVVLVENEGNIRLVSTVPPVHIVYDGVEKIVPTLIHALLLANVQAAYAGIYPPTYINVSAGPSSTADVENYRVSPAQGPREFHVVLVDNGRRRAARDPVLWEALLCIRCGRCHFHCPIYRVLDGKFGVPPYTGPMGVMWTAITRGIEEAGPHALKCAHAGNCKEVCPMEIDIPKIIQEIKMRYLKKYR; from the coding sequence ATGAGTTGGGACGAGGCCTTTCTCAGAGCCTATAACCACAGCGTTCCTAAGACCTACGCTGTTTTAGAACGATATCGACATGTCAGGGAGCTCGCCAGAGAAGTTAGGAGGGTTAGGGAGGAGGTGGTGAGGAATTTAGATCGTTATGTTGAAGAGTTTGGGAAGTCTGTGGAGAGGGTGGGCGGTAGGTTTTATCTAGCGGAGACGGCGGAGGAGGCGCGAGAGACTGTGGTAAAGATAGTGGGGAGGGGGAAGGTTGTGGTGTTGGGCAAGAACAACGTGGCGATAGAGACTAGGCTTAGAAAACGGCTTGAGGAGGAGGGCAACGAAGTCTGGGAGACAGACCTCGGCGAGTTCCTAGTCCAACTCAGCGACGGCGAGCCAAGCCACATCATCGCCCCCGCCATCCATATGACTAGGGAGGTTGCGGCCGAGCTTCTGAGGAAGAAACTAGGCGTAGCAGTGGCGCCGGACCCCGTTGCGATTGCCCAAAGGGCGAGGGAGTTTCTACGAGAGAAAATACTGAAGGCGGATGTGGGTATAACAGGCGCCAACGCCCTAGCGGCAGACACAGGGGCTGTTGTACTTGTGGAAAACGAGGGGAATATCAGACTAGTATCTACAGTCCCGCCTGTCCACATCGTCTACGACGGCGTAGAGAAAATAGTCCCAACGCTGATACACGCCCTACTTCTGGCAAATGTACAAGCGGCATACGCCGGGATATATCCACCGACATATATCAACGTATCAGCCGGCCCAAGTTCTACAGCAGACGTCGAAAACTACCGCGTCTCCCCTGCCCAAGGCCCTAGGGAGTTTCACGTGGTGCTTGTGGATAACGGCCGTAGGAGGGCTGCCCGCGACCCTGTCCTCTGGGAGGCCCTCCTCTGTATTAGATGTGGGAGGTGTCATTTCCACTGTCCAATATATCGTGTTTTAGATGGGAAATTCGGCGTACCCCCTTACACAGGCCCCATGGGCGTAATGTGGACTGCCATAACACGCGGCATAGAAGAGGCAGGCCCCCACGCCCTAAAATGCGCCCACGCGGGAAATTGTAAAGAAGTATGCCCCATGGAAATAGACATACCCAAGATAATACAAGAAATAAAGATGAGATACCTAAAAAAATATCGCTAG
- a CDS encoding malate synthase has protein sequence MVIEINREVLKKFPELFGEKIVNGRKVVVEDLIEKLTREFRSDIDRVVRARREWLNDRRPVREKATFPRWDEKFVDADGNVRTFREIVQGLIDNFLGRDTPLRWGLNWNTPVPDDLHPLKNPGLEITGPWYPMSRAIHQINADVASMMEDEEDASPAWFIPWGSGRSVAAVWEARRIVKRVLEGDIPTPYIEGGKAYYVKKERSKWPTLIHRIPGLHILDFDIRVDGRPVPAVITSIVIYTVNNYDQLKKVGSGVYFYVPKVQTPDEALVIEKILRRVEDELGLKRGEIKIAMLYEEARAGLYLPVIFWIWRERLVKSNNGRWDYLGSLIEMWKDEAVYPDPQNITMTHPIMMAYQKYNALLCLMAGLDREGKLNAAPVGGMAAVMLYRPDDPYQRNRYNARALRAIWLDKLRERLIGLIFVTEEAVSKVTLKDILEGKVKGRLYDLFRQSWVATPEESYVKAGNEPLKASLEELQAMINRPVKYVEVDSVKIPAVDSGLTEQERQLFQRLGLIDENGNITPWVIRPEMLDSPEKLFNNVELWGGKDLWSALYEPPKGDITIEHIQHAFYMAANYGFQLLNGNLAAAIDDYELGQRFMNDLATYRIFSTWLWTLLRHKARITKDGALKGPAKTRLGVIPADDRIKISAGTQFDEELFEKLWELHMEWTYAFYEDLDRISAERILLRFVENVKNILHNAYKAGPFRFQTPIDTARKIAELFKVEELEKAVIENQPRFDRSFASVIMDILKVKLTSPMYLQHGGRLIMVLAPLPDEERSTVLRALFTPREEVEKLVKEGKLKSYVLELYDYIHDIR, from the coding sequence ATGGTAATAGAAATTAATAGAGAAGTATTAAAGAAATTTCCCGAGTTGTTTGGTGAAAAGATTGTAAATGGAAGAAAAGTTGTAGTCGAAGATTTAATAGAGAAACTTACGAGAGAATTCCGTTCTGATATCGATAGAGTCGTGAGAGCGAGAAGGGAGTGGCTTAATGATAGAAGACCTGTCCGTGAGAAAGCAACGTTTCCTCGTTGGGATGAGAAATTTGTAGACGCCGATGGAAACGTAAGAACATTTAGAGAAATTGTACAAGGCCTTATTGACAATTTCCTAGGTAGAGACACACCGCTGAGGTGGGGTCTCAACTGGAACACGCCTGTGCCAGACGATTTACATCCACTTAAAAACCCCGGGCTTGAGATAACAGGGCCTTGGTACCCCATGAGTAGAGCTATCCACCAAATTAACGCCGATGTCGCATCTATGATGGAAGACGAGGAAGACGCAAGTCCCGCGTGGTTCATTCCCTGGGGCTCTGGCAGATCTGTCGCGGCTGTGTGGGAAGCTAGGAGAATTGTAAAAAGGGTATTAGAGGGAGATATACCGACGCCGTATATAGAGGGGGGCAAGGCGTATTACGTTAAAAAGGAGAGATCTAAGTGGCCTACTCTAATTCACAGAATACCTGGGCTCCATATTTTAGACTTTGACATCAGAGTTGACGGGAGGCCGGTCCCCGCTGTTATTACATCTATTGTGATATACACCGTGAATAACTATGACCAGCTTAAAAAAGTAGGCTCTGGCGTCTATTTCTATGTCCCAAAGGTTCAAACACCAGACGAGGCGTTAGTCATAGAGAAAATTTTGAGACGTGTAGAAGATGAACTGGGGCTAAAGAGAGGCGAGATAAAAATTGCTATGCTGTATGAAGAGGCCAGAGCTGGGCTATATCTGCCGGTGATCTTCTGGATATGGAGAGAGAGACTTGTTAAAAGCAACAACGGCCGGTGGGACTACTTGGGCTCTCTTATTGAGATGTGGAAAGACGAAGCAGTGTACCCAGATCCTCAGAATATAACAATGACCCACCCCATTATGATGGCCTATCAGAAGTACAACGCGCTTCTCTGCCTAATGGCTGGTCTTGACAGAGAGGGAAAGCTCAACGCGGCGCCTGTCGGAGGGATGGCCGCGGTCATGCTATATAGGCCGGATGACCCATACCAGCGAAATAGGTATAACGCAAGGGCGTTAAGGGCCATATGGCTAGATAAGCTAAGGGAGAGACTAATCGGCTTGATTTTTGTTACAGAAGAGGCCGTTAGCAAAGTGACTCTCAAAGACATACTTGAAGGAAAGGTGAAGGGTAGGCTTTATGACTTATTCCGACAGAGCTGGGTGGCGACGCCTGAAGAGTCCTATGTAAAAGCTGGTAACGAGCCGCTTAAGGCAAGCCTGGAGGAGCTACAGGCAATGATAAACAGGCCTGTGAAATATGTAGAAGTCGATAGCGTTAAGATCCCAGCTGTAGACAGCGGATTGACAGAACAGGAGAGACAACTCTTCCAGAGACTTGGGCTTATAGACGAAAATGGTAATATCACTCCATGGGTAATACGGCCTGAGATGTTGGACAGTCCAGAGAAACTATTTAACAACGTGGAACTATGGGGAGGAAAAGACCTTTGGTCAGCTCTCTATGAGCCTCCTAAGGGCGATATTACAATTGAACATATACAGCACGCCTTCTATATGGCAGCTAACTACGGCTTCCAACTTCTAAATGGCAACTTAGCAGCTGCAATAGACGACTACGAACTGGGCCAGAGATTTATGAACGACTTAGCTACATATCGTATATTCTCCACCTGGCTTTGGACGCTCCTTAGACATAAAGCACGTATAACAAAAGATGGCGCATTAAAAGGGCCTGCTAAGACGCGACTCGGCGTTATACCGGCTGATGACAGAATTAAGATAAGTGCTGGAACCCAGTTCGACGAAGAACTCTTTGAAAAGCTCTGGGAGTTACATATGGAATGGACTTACGCCTTTTACGAAGACTTAGATAGAATATCTGCCGAGAGAATACTACTACGCTTTGTAGAAAACGTAAAGAATATACTTCACAACGCCTATAAGGCAGGGCCATTTAGATTCCAAACACCCATAGACACAGCCAGAAAAATCGCCGAGTTGTTTAAGGTAGAAGAGCTTGAGAAAGCAGTTATAGAAAACCAGCCTAGATTCGACAGATCCTTCGCCTCAGTCATTATGGATATCCTAAAGGTGAAGCTAACATCTCCGATGTATTTGCAACACGGCGGCCGTCTTATTATGGTGTTAGCTCCCCTACCTGATGAGGAGAGGAGCACTGTACTACGCGCTCTCTTCACTCCAAGAGAGGAGGTAGAGAAATTAGTTAAAGAGGGCAAACTAAAGTCCTACGTGCTTGAACTATACGATTATATACACGATATTCGATAA
- a CDS encoding FAD-binding oxidoreductase, with amino-acid sequence MSVTVDLEKRLGKEKVIRDPDILRIYARDPTLLEYQLPLAVVYAESVNDVVEVVKFAIENKLYITPVFHSTSLSGNAATTAQKTIVLSSEKMNRILEVSEVDWLATVEPGIRIDEFNLELMRYGLQWPVDPASSKTASVGGTIINGGGGMRGAKYGPASHWVLGLEAVIGTGEIIRVGCRTVKCREGYDILHLFVGSEGTLGIITKAMLRLAPLPESFVGVVAQFEDVVSLAKAVVESRRRRLWLLVAEFMDDDSSEFVGLERKYTLWLGIDATKGSEDVMLTRLREVIDKVGGKISAEARDWGTFFKLLGPRRLLYPASVKKAIEQYGGDALVLIGDVAVPFSKLPEALQEMKQTAKDYGIPTIFGGHVGDGNIHPILWFNKSDEIQKKKVAELYERFDEIALRHEGTISAEHGIGLHKKEFLKKTYEAKNSAAVLRIFREIKRIFDPYGIFNPGKIFD; translated from the coding sequence ATGAGTGTGACAGTAGATTTAGAGAAACGCTTAGGCAAAGAAAAAGTGATTAGAGATCCAGATATATTGCGTATATACGCCAGAGATCCCACCTTGTTGGAGTACCAACTTCCGTTAGCCGTGGTATATGCGGAATCTGTAAACGACGTCGTTGAAGTCGTTAAGTTTGCCATTGAGAATAAGTTATATATCACGCCTGTCTTCCACTCAACCTCTCTTTCCGGCAACGCCGCCACCACAGCGCAGAAAACCATAGTGCTTTCATCAGAGAAAATGAATAGAATTCTTGAGGTGTCAGAAGTGGACTGGCTAGCTACGGTCGAACCTGGGATAAGAATAGACGAGTTTAACCTAGAGCTGATGCGCTACGGTTTACAATGGCCGGTGGATCCTGCATCTTCTAAGACGGCCTCTGTAGGGGGCACTATAATTAACGGTGGCGGCGGCATGAGGGGGGCTAAATATGGCCCGGCTTCTCACTGGGTACTCGGACTAGAGGCGGTAATTGGCACTGGCGAAATTATCAGAGTCGGATGCCGCACAGTCAAATGTAGAGAGGGCTACGATATACTCCATTTGTTCGTGGGTAGCGAGGGGACTTTGGGGATTATAACCAAAGCAATGCTGAGACTGGCGCCTCTGCCAGAGTCTTTCGTGGGGGTCGTAGCCCAATTTGAAGACGTTGTCTCACTGGCGAAGGCCGTTGTTGAAAGCAGACGGAGAAGGCTGTGGCTATTAGTGGCGGAGTTTATGGATGACGACAGTTCTGAATTCGTGGGGCTTGAGCGAAAGTACACGCTTTGGCTCGGCATAGATGCCACAAAAGGGTCTGAAGATGTCATGTTAACGCGTCTTAGAGAAGTTATAGATAAAGTCGGCGGGAAAATAAGCGCCGAGGCGAGAGACTGGGGAACCTTCTTCAAACTACTGGGACCCCGCCGTCTGTTATATCCAGCGTCCGTCAAAAAAGCCATAGAACAATACGGCGGAGACGCTTTAGTACTTATAGGCGATGTGGCCGTGCCGTTTTCTAAGCTACCTGAAGCGTTACAGGAGATGAAACAAACCGCCAAGGATTACGGCATACCAACGATATTTGGCGGACACGTAGGCGATGGCAATATCCACCCTATACTGTGGTTTAATAAGTCAGATGAAATTCAGAAAAAGAAAGTCGCTGAGCTCTATGAAAGGTTTGACGAAATTGCACTAAGACATGAAGGTACTATAAGTGCAGAACACGGCATAGGGCTTCATAAGAAAGAGTTCCTGAAGAAAACGTATGAAGCAAAGAACTCGGCGGCCGTCCTCAGAATATTTAGAGAAATTAAACGCATATTTGATCCCTACGGCATATTTAACCCTGGCAAGATATTCGACTAA
- a CDS encoding (Fe-S)-binding protein produces the protein MRDMKGIITEASKCQFCGFCEFACPTYRVFRMRHFGPRGRINIVKNFDGKISEEAYRGVMTCLACGACEIQCPAEIKITEVIHTFKTFLISQRLSEGRV, from the coding sequence ATGAGAGACATGAAGGGGATTATAACAGAGGCTTCAAAATGTCAATTCTGTGGTTTTTGTGAATTTGCGTGCCCTACCTATAGAGTATTTAGGATGAGACATTTTGGACCTCGTGGCCGCATAAATATAGTAAAAAACTTTGATGGAAAAATTTCAGAAGAGGCTTATAGAGGAGTTATGACTTGTCTCGCTTGCGGAGCATGTGAAATACAATGCCCTGCCGAGATAAAGATTACAGAAGTTATTCACACATTTAAAACATTTCTTATTTCTCAAAGACTCTCTGAGGGTAGGGTATGA
- a CDS encoding (Fe-S)-binding protein, with protein MSIEWISKLRDIVVDSLNKSWLPFPIDEGLCESWKRGLESANSSTALYTSCMYHLAPVIEKAVESLEKYGATRGGLRSSLAAIAAKTFGGVLLKPDRAEVGRADEVLKRIYGLLRKSGVEFRLLDREIYSGALLYELGLVDDFAAYARRVALFFKERGIKRIITVDPHTHYVLEKIYPKYVDGFDIEVVSYLDLIKPGGVTLKGFAIHDSCLYARFLGRYDAVRKLLAAGEPVEDPFVTGRETAQCCGGPVESLFPDVARKVAETRVRELSRLSKRVVLLCPICYVNLKRASGGGLELYYLPEVVQT; from the coding sequence ATGAGTATCGAGTGGATATCTAAGCTCCGCGACATCGTAGTTGATTCTTTAAACAAGTCTTGGCTTCCTTTTCCCATCGACGAGGGGCTTTGTGAGAGTTGGAAGAGGGGTCTTGAAAGCGCGAATTCTTCTACGGCTCTCTACACCTCATGTATGTACCACTTGGCTCCTGTAATTGAGAAGGCTGTGGAGAGCCTTGAGAAATACGGCGCGACTAGGGGTGGGCTGAGGAGTTCTCTTGCGGCTATTGCGGCCAAGACCTTTGGCGGGGTTTTGCTTAAGCCAGATAGAGCTGAGGTGGGACGAGCTGACGAGGTGTTAAAGAGAATCTACGGTCTACTGAGGAAAAGTGGCGTGGAGTTTAGACTGCTTGATAGAGAGATATATTCGGGGGCCCTCCTATATGAGCTTGGCCTTGTTGACGACTTCGCCGCATACGCTAGGAGGGTCGCGTTGTTTTTTAAAGAACGCGGCATAAAGAGGATAATCACGGTAGACCCCCACACCCATTACGTCCTTGAGAAGATATACCCCAAGTATGTAGATGGGTTTGACATAGAGGTTGTAAGCTATCTCGACCTGATAAAGCCAGGCGGAGTTACACTGAAGGGATTTGCCATACACGACTCCTGTCTATATGCGAGATTTCTCGGCAGATACGACGCCGTGCGAAAGCTGCTGGCGGCTGGAGAGCCGGTGGAGGATCCCTTTGTGACTGGGAGAGAGACCGCCCAGTGTTGTGGGGGGCCCGTCGAATCTCTCTTTCCAGATGTCGCGCGGAAGGTTGCCGAGACAAGAGTGAGAGAGCTCTCCCGTTTATCAAAGCGTGTTGTTTTACTATGTCCAATATGTTATGTAAATCTAAAGAGGGCTTCTGGAGGCGGGCTAGAGTTGTATTACCTTCCTGAAGTAGTACAGACATGA